The following coding sequences lie in one Beijerinckia indica subsp. indica ATCC 9039 genomic window:
- a CDS encoding LysR family transcriptional regulator, producing the protein MIPDLPSPLLRSFVAVVDCGSLATAAVRVGRSESALSLQMSRLENIVGQPLFDRDGRALKVNQVGSHLLGHARAILRRIDAARAELGPAATPLIRVGVVQDFVVPVLRPTLIDLRATNPNTTFEIVIGSTAELLQAMGEDRIDTALCADDPGRGKAVTSFPMEWFGKPDLLAEEVLPLVSITPPCPFLKAAQQALDAIGWSWRIALVTPSLDGLRTAVEAGLGIASRTEVGIGLPPLSDGILPQLPSITYTVIERRRGKDGPGQAAVRMTAHLVSLAGTVE; encoded by the coding sequence ATGATTCCAGATCTGCCATCACCATTGCTGCGCAGCTTTGTTGCTGTGGTCGATTGCGGCTCGCTCGCCACTGCGGCCGTGCGGGTTGGGCGCAGTGAATCCGCTCTTAGCCTTCAAATGTCACGGCTTGAGAATATTGTCGGGCAACCGCTTTTCGATCGTGACGGCAGGGCACTGAAGGTTAATCAAGTTGGCAGCCATCTTTTAGGTCATGCTCGCGCAATTCTCAGGAGGATTGACGCGGCGCGCGCGGAATTGGGACCGGCAGCAACGCCGCTGATAAGGGTTGGCGTCGTTCAGGACTTCGTTGTCCCTGTTTTGCGCCCAACCCTGATAGATCTACGAGCCACCAACCCCAATACCACATTTGAGATTGTTATCGGCAGTACGGCGGAGTTGCTGCAAGCGATGGGGGAGGACCGGATTGATACAGCGCTTTGTGCTGACGATCCTGGCCGCGGCAAAGCCGTCACGAGCTTTCCGATGGAGTGGTTTGGAAAGCCTGATCTTCTGGCCGAGGAAGTACTACCGCTTGTCAGCATCACGCCACCATGCCCATTTCTCAAGGCCGCACAGCAAGCGCTGGATGCCATAGGTTGGTCTTGGCGCATCGCTTTGGTCACACCCAGCCTTGATGGCCTCCGCACAGCGGTTGAAGCTGGGCTGGGTATTGCCAGCCGTACCGAAGTGGGGATCGGTTTGCCACCGCTATCTGACGGGATTCTGCCTCAGCTACCCTCGATCACATATACCGTTATCGAGCGCAGGCGCGGCAAGGATGGGCCAGGTCAAGCTGCCGTCAGAATGACAGCACATCTTGTGTCTCTGGCGGGGACAGTTGAATGA
- a CDS encoding tautomerase family protein codes for MPFARLTLTSIPTLDQANHLATELTELIAHDLGKRQELTSILVETSGISHWAIGAEGRLTAAHLEVCVTAGTNSEQEKRAFIANAMTILRTVLPGLNPATYVVIRELPATDWGYDGRTQADRAMDRIHGTALIGQEKS; via the coding sequence ATGCCCTTTGCCAGACTGACGTTGACGTCGATCCCGACACTGGATCAGGCCAATCATCTTGCAACCGAATTAACTGAACTAATTGCTCATGATCTTGGCAAGCGACAGGAGCTCACTTCGATACTTGTTGAGACCTCGGGTATTTCCCATTGGGCGATCGGCGCTGAAGGTCGACTGACTGCGGCACATCTCGAAGTCTGCGTGACAGCCGGAACCAACTCGGAGCAAGAGAAGCGGGCCTTCATTGCAAATGCCATGACAATCCTTCGGACAGTGCTGCCTGGTCTCAATCCCGCAACCTATGTTGTCATCAGGGAACTTCCCGCAACAGACTGGGGTTACGATGGACGAACCCAAGCAGATCGAGCGATGGATCGGATACATGGCACTGCCTTAATCGGACAAGAAAAGAGTTGA
- the mobF gene encoding MobF family relaxase yields the protein MMNFRKISADSQGVVLRTYFTEGKTAPIHDPTKHPEKQLEPGSRLTSYYTGRDSRATWRPDITPAFAKAAGIDPSQMPTSEALDRLFEGKRGDNGERWSQHERTLSGFDFTFSPHKSVTIAAEFAVTPAESAAIWNAIDRANDAAMRYAAGRLGFARRGKGGEEGVDPGDVGWVSFRHHVARPTVELQDGKSGATYLVEAKTAGDPQAHIHNFLMNMVVTADGRVGSLNTKELTSDLTHELGGYFQARLADELRRLGAEIGYDKKDEAVVLEAIPQKAVDTFSKRRQQVLRSAKAFAKSQGLDWDELSIERKQTILNESSVVSRYAKQDGKGEKEAWKAQAEAIGWRHETVLNGVRHEALTDAERYDKAYDFAAKRLAEDFKTAAVLNHDRLRVHAVRGLIGAGIAHGRDDIDKVVTLLEQRGLTLQGEHVALITSRMEDKVRITNTAQIRIETELANKARAVARDKDGALSAQTVKAAINASGLDFTTEPEHGAAQRAAIHALGEGGRLTLLTGVAGSGKTTLLQPLVAAWKADTRYDAGGREVIGVATAWRQADALKDAGIDKTVALQPFLQSLGVEGQPDTTTLANAGIEKTAGVEALLQAIDKGTVKPTHNTVIVIDEVSQIGPRAMLKLLEVQAETGMTIKALGDREQAQSIEAGDTIEILKRVLPKEALPALLTTVRQRTRRDRDIANLFREGKAGEALGMKIEDGTARLLGGDQDQVIGQIADLYMQRRDILRAEDPKKSITVSALTNQDAADISQAIRERLKARGEIGADEKLYKAIDQRGETYDLRIATGDKLRLYRRTWATIDGKGGSIGDNGDIVEVVGRSADGFTFKDKKGRIGSVEMRRLIDPKTQRLMLGYGHALTIDAAQGLTSEEHINALPRGSAGISSFKGYVAESRSRGATWTLVSGAAVHEAEKRSRALGDASPVTTEDIWKRIAADMATKNYKPLATDLIGTLRRHREQAVETLLTLGLKAEGKEGKSKELGRDLRQLIRAKVVQEQVDPEVAALNAAIKENGKRLDALSKRAASFLEEMQAETQEQQRKLAEARQRNEASPSPAAGK from the coding sequence ATGATGAATTTCCGCAAGATCTCGGCGGATTCCCAAGGCGTCGTGCTGCGAACCTATTTCACCGAAGGCAAGACCGCGCCCATCCACGACCCGACCAAACATCCAGAAAAACAGCTCGAACCGGGCAGCCGATTGACGTCCTATTATACCGGCCGCGATAGCCGGGCCACCTGGAGGCCAGACATCACCCCGGCCTTCGCCAAGGCCGCGGGCATCGATCCGAGCCAAATGCCGACCAGCGAAGCCCTCGACCGGCTCTTCGAGGGCAAGCGGGGGGATAATGGGGAGCGCTGGTCCCAGCACGAGCGAACGCTATCCGGTTTCGATTTCACCTTCTCGCCGCATAAATCGGTGACGATCGCCGCCGAATTCGCCGTGACCCCCGCTGAAAGCGCGGCGATCTGGAACGCTATTGACCGCGCCAATGATGCCGCCATGCGCTATGCGGCCGGCCGCCTCGGTTTCGCGCGGCGCGGCAAAGGCGGCGAGGAAGGCGTCGATCCCGGTGATGTCGGCTGGGTGAGCTTCCGGCATCACGTCGCCCGGCCGACCGTCGAGCTGCAGGACGGCAAAAGCGGGGCGACCTATCTGGTCGAGGCCAAGACAGCGGGCGATCCCCAGGCCCATATCCATAATTTCCTGATGAACATGGTCGTCACGGCCGATGGCCGTGTCGGATCGCTCAACACCAAGGAGCTGACGTCCGATCTGACCCATGAGCTCGGCGGCTATTTCCAGGCCCGCCTCGCCGACGAGTTGCGCCGCCTCGGCGCCGAGATCGGCTATGACAAGAAGGACGAAGCCGTCGTTCTCGAGGCCATTCCCCAAAAGGCGGTGGACACCTTCAGCAAGCGCCGCCAGCAGGTCCTGCGCTCGGCCAAGGCTTTCGCCAAGAGCCAGGGCCTTGATTGGGACGAACTCTCGATCGAGCGCAAGCAAACGATCCTCAATGAATCGAGCGTCGTCTCGCGCTATGCCAAGCAAGACGGCAAGGGCGAAAAGGAAGCCTGGAAGGCCCAGGCCGAAGCCATCGGCTGGCGGCATGAAACCGTCCTGAACGGGGTCAGGCACGAGGCCCTGACCGACGCGGAGCGCTACGACAAAGCCTATGACTTCGCTGCCAAACGCCTGGCCGAGGATTTCAAGACGGCCGCCGTCCTCAACCATGATCGGTTGCGCGTCCATGCCGTGCGTGGCCTCATCGGTGCCGGCATAGCCCATGGTCGCGACGACATCGACAAAGTGGTCACTCTCCTCGAACAACGCGGCCTCACCCTCCAGGGCGAGCATGTGGCGCTGATTACCAGCCGGATGGAGGACAAGGTGCGGATCACCAATACGGCGCAGATCCGCATCGAGACCGAGCTCGCCAATAAGGCCCGGGCCGTAGCGCGGGACAAGGACGGCGCGCTCTCTGCTCAAACCGTCAAGGCAGCGATCAACGCCTCCGGCCTGGATTTCACCACTGAACCCGAACATGGAGCGGCGCAGCGCGCGGCGATTCATGCACTCGGCGAGGGCGGGCGCTTGACCCTCCTGACGGGCGTGGCCGGGTCCGGCAAGACGACACTCCTGCAACCCCTCGTCGCCGCCTGGAAGGCTGACACCCGCTATGATGCGGGTGGCCGCGAAGTGATCGGCGTTGCCACCGCCTGGCGGCAAGCCGATGCCTTGAAGGATGCTGGTATCGACAAGACCGTCGCCCTTCAGCCCTTCCTGCAATCGCTTGGCGTCGAGGGCCAGCCCGACACAACAACCCTGGCCAATGCCGGCATCGAGAAGACAGCCGGCGTCGAGGCCTTGCTGCAAGCCATCGACAAGGGAACCGTCAAGCCGACCCACAACACTGTCATCGTGATCGACGAAGTCAGCCAGATCGGCCCGCGCGCCATGCTGAAGCTCCTCGAGGTCCAGGCCGAGACCGGCATGACCATCAAGGCCCTGGGCGACCGGGAACAGGCACAGTCGATCGAAGCCGGCGACACGATCGAGATCCTGAAGCGCGTCCTCCCGAAGGAGGCCCTGCCCGCGCTCCTGACGACCGTGCGCCAGCGCACGCGGCGCGACCGCGACATCGCCAATCTCTTCCGGGAAGGCAAGGCCGGCGAGGCCCTGGGGATGAAGATCGAGGATGGCACCGCCCGCCTCCTCGGCGGCGATCAGGATCAGGTCATCGGCCAGATCGCAGACCTCTACATGCAGCGTCGCGACATCCTGCGCGCGGAGGATCCGAAGAAGAGCATCACCGTCTCCGCCTTGACCAATCAGGATGCGGCCGACATCAGCCAGGCCATCCGCGAACGGCTCAAGGCGCGTGGCGAGATCGGCGCCGATGAAAAGCTTTATAAGGCGATCGACCAGCGCGGCGAGACCTATGACCTCCGGATCGCCACGGGCGACAAGCTGCGCCTTTATCGGCGCACTTGGGCGACGATCGATGGCAAGGGCGGCTCGATCGGCGACAATGGCGACATCGTCGAGGTTGTCGGCAGAAGTGCCGATGGCTTCACTTTCAAGGACAAGAAAGGCCGGATCGGCTCCGTTGAAATGAGGCGTCTGATCGATCCAAAGACGCAGCGCCTGATGCTCGGCTATGGCCATGCCCTGACCATCGACGCCGCCCAAGGCCTGACCTCGGAAGAGCATATCAACGCCTTGCCGCGCGGCAGTGCCGGCATCAGCAGCTTCAAAGGCTATGTCGCAGAAAGCCGGAGCCGCGGCGCCACATGGACCCTGGTTTCGGGAGCGGCCGTCCATGAGGCTGAGAAGCGCAGCCGCGCCCTGGGTGATGCCTCTCCTGTTACCACCGAGGACATCTGGAAGCGCATCGCCGCTGATATGGCCACGAAGAATTACAAGCCGCTGGCAACCGATCTGATCGGCACATTGCGCCGGCACCGAGAACAGGCGGTCGAGACCTTGTTGACCCTTGGGCTCAAGGCTGAGGGTAAGGAGGGCAAATCGAAGGAGCTTGGCCGGGATCTGCGCCAGCTCATTCGGGCCAAGGTCGTGCAGGAACAGGTCGATCCGGAAGTCGCGGCCTTGAATGCCGCGATCAAGGAAAACGGAAAGCGGCTCGATGCTCTCTCAAAGCGCGCCGCTTCGTTTCTGGAGGAGATGCAAGCCGAGACCCAGGAACAGCAGCGCAAGCTGGCCGAAGCACGGCAACGAAACGAAGCTTCTCCCTCGCCTGCGGCAGGGAAATGA